TATCTTTGATGTCAATCATACTTATACCGAAGATGCATTattataaaatctagatcaagttagaTAACCAGCCAGTTCGGGGTATTTCCTctaggattatggcccttgacttaggtaaaattacaagaaaaaaaaagtcaaCGGTTGCCCAATAACAACTATATGTTTTCTGAACTAAACCAAACGTATACAAAGTTTGTATTTCTTTAGAAATTAGGTCAAGGATGATACCAAGTCACTTTGGACCAGTATCTCTAGATGTGAATAGGTCAAAATATCTAAGTTGGCTGTGTCCGCTCGATAACTGGcctattttctttgatttcaacaATACTTATACGGAAGATGTATAtgacgttacgctcattgttggcgtacattagcgtaactgacgttatcATCGTTTTTAGCCGTTTAGACGTTAAAGGGATTACTTAAGGTGgttggactacagttttcataaatcatgtcgtttcgatatttaaggaaatatttgatatagatgtactatataatatttattcaatataattatttatcagacaCTGAATTATATTGCGGTGTTCAGATACAATAGACATATGTTTATAGGCAGCATAACAAAAATATCTCGGCTGAGTTTGATAACTAGAGACTTACCCTTAACACTCTTTACTCAGTGGAAACAACCTGTTGATAGAATGTGAATTGGTGAGTGAACAACTCCCGTTCTCAGTGAAATACTATACTCACTGAATACcttgtttattttgaatttcatgGCCATGAGGAAAATATGTAATTATATCTATGTTCATCTACCTGGCACAATCGGACAAAGATTGACGATAATGAGCTATTAGTGTTTAATGATTCCGGGTTTTATTGTCAATTTGCACTGCAAAAATTAGAATTGTCAGGATGTTTTTATTTCCGCTATATATGCCCTACAGTAGGTAATAAGATGATTTAAATCATCTGGTATCTTCTTGCCTGGCATTAGATACATTAATGTCTTTGCAGTAAAATAAGTCACCTATTCTAAGCTTCGATCCGAgccttaaaacaataaaattcaaTCACAATTCCCAATATTCATAGAAAAAAGAGAATTGTCTGACATGGAAATTGAACAGGCTATTAATAACATGTAGTATGTACTTTAGAACattcagtatactaatataaacattgaattccggaaaaggccGTACTAAATGGGCGCGTATTCACAGTAAACACTTTAgaaagaaacatttcaaactgTACACATGAttgtttgatgcatttgcaaagCTGGCGAATGTGTGATTTGAGATAAACATAACATTTTCCTGTTTGTGTATATTTTcactaaaaatattcatatttaataaGACAACTTTTGATTCTCAATAGATAGATATTTATAGTCATcgaataaaatttgtttacatCTTTGAAATTGAAggcatttgtacttaaaataatcgggaacagttgtctccctttgaaaatgaatgccatatgtaaagaaataatgataaacaattgctgaaaactgtgttccaccttgttatgcgaaatttcaccactcgcacgctattgcaaatgcatcaaaacgaacatgtgtaactgttctttgaaaatggtgagtttttgaagccgtttaactgtccggaagtggagcccctttaggcagcccttttccggaattcaatgtttatatcagtatactgacacttgtttcgtaaagtaatatacatgttttacatgctgttcaattttcatgtcaaacaactctttctttctatgatttggtgatgtttgatttttgtttctcaaggcctccatcgaaaccttaaatgtGTGGCGCGTTTTCAACAGGTAAAACATATTCAGGAAGTAGAAAGATTTAACTGAAACTGATTGTCTATATCCATGATATCGTCTAAATCCTGGCAAATGTGTGTTCTGGATGATATAACTAACATTTCTGTTTGTGTATGATTTTCAAACGGGAAAAGAATATGTATGGAGATTATAATAAGACAACATAAATTTTTGATTGATCTGCATGAGTAGATAAGAGATATTTGCACTAGTCATGGCTGTACCGGGACGTAAAACTTCTGATTTAGCAGATTCAATGTTGAAAGGTTCAGGAGAGGATTTCGATCACAAATGTGATCCTTGCTTGACAGATGATCAACATGTTGAAGCTCATGGATTTTGTGTGAACTGTCATGAATATCTTTGCAGAAATTGCTTCAAGTTTCATCAGAGAACTAAAGCTCTAAAGCATCATGAGCTGTTGGACAAAGTTAGTATGGCGAAGAAGGGAGTGTCGACCGCTGTTTCAACTACTGAGGTTTTCACAGAAAGATGTATGACACATGAAAACGAAGTCATCAAGTTTTTCTGTCCTACACATGAGGCGCTTGGCTGTACTGACTGCATAACCATGGATCATAGAGCGTGTAAGATTGACTACATACCCGATAAATGTGCAGATATCGGGGACAGTGAAGAATACAGAGACATTATGAAGAAACTGGACCGAAAAGTAAAAGAGGCAGAGGATGTTAGGAATAAAGCAGAAGTCAGAGAGAAAGAGATAGATGCTCAGTATCAAAGTGTTCTGAATGATATAGCTAAATTtcgtaaagaaataaatgatcGTTTAGACCAACTTCAAACCAAAATTACTGAAGTCGCTAATAAAAGGAAATCCCAAGACAAACAGATAGTTAAGGAAGCCGTCGATACATGCACTAACATTTCATCTGATGTTAAGAAACTTCAGACCAGTCTGCAAGATAGCAAGTCGTCAAATCAAAATGGGCAACTATATATTACCATTAAGCGAGCGAAATCGAAGATTAAATCGGATGAAATTAAAATGATGGAGCAGTCTTTAGAGAAAGTTAATGTGCAatacaaatatgaaaaatgtagaGATCTAGAGAAGATGCTGTCTAAACCAGACGGATTTGGAAAACTGAGCTTTACAGCAAATATAGCTTCTCCAAAGAAAGAGGAGTCTTCAAAAAGTCTAACATTTATagatgaaataaatgtaaaagcaAAGTcggataaaacttttttcaaatgcgACGTGTCAGGATGTGCTGCTCTTAGCTCCAACAAAATTGTTCTGATTGATGGTACCAACAACAATAAACTTAAGGTTGTGGATACAGACAGTAAAGCTATTGTCCAAGAAAAAGTAATTGACCCTCCACCCTCAGGGATTGCTGCACTCCCTCATGACCAAATCGCAGTGACCGTGCAAGGTACCAGAGAAATTTTGATGATGACAACAGCTCATAAAATTGCAACTGTCCGCAGGATTAAAGTAAAGGAGCGGTGCCGAGATGTAACTTACTGCCAGGACCGTCTTTATGTCCTTTGCACAGATCCAAACTGTATTCTTACAGTAGATATGCAAGGTAAAGTTGTGGACACAATACCTTTGGAAAATGAGGTCTTTCAAGGATTGGCACATATTATATGCAGTAAGAACGCCGAATTACTGTACGTCAGTGACTCTGGCAGCAATAGTATTGTAAGTGTCACGTTAAAAGGGCAAATAACTGCAATCTACCAAAACACGGAATTGTGTAGTCCGAAGGGGATGGTGATTTTGGATGACGGGTCATTACTGGTTTGTTGCTATATAAACCATACTATCCATCGTATCTCGGGAGATTTACACGAAGGTCAAAAGGTACAAGAAGATGTTAAAAACACATGTTCCATCTGTTACAATCGTGAACAACAAAAATTGTATATAACCTCGATTAACAGTAACCTGTTGAAGGTATTTATTCTGAAATAATGCACTTCTTGGCTACGCTGTCGCCAATGTAACAGTAACCTGTTGGAAGTATTCAGACATTTATTGGCTACGCTGTCAGCAAACGCTTTAAGTGTGTAAGCCACCCATTGTACAGTTGGGTGGACATTCAAGTTAACTATTATCCGAGTAAAAACAGAGAAAGAAGCTAGTGAAAAATACACGTACATATGTATACATCCACATATAAACTGCGAATATatcttaaaatgacatttttttatttatccaaGTATAATACATGTAACGTTGTTCTTATTTTATCCTGTACTGATCCGGACATCCTGTGTAGGAATTATCACACTTGAAAGAAAACTAGCTTCTAATGTCGTACATCATTGTGAAACTCCACTACATTCATATTTTCATGTGCCTTTATAGAACTGAGGAAATTTTGCTACAGATTGTGCAATATGGGTCtttgtggctgagtggttaaggttggtGATTTTGAATTCATGTCGATGCTAGGAGGCCGGgcttgaggggtgttgcacatttcaacaTGACCGTGGCGACTATTTAGGCAACCGAGGCATTTTcctcggtattttttttttttacctcggCCATAAATTTTGGTCTCCGTCTTTCGGTTTGACTCAACTGTATGAATTACCAGGATTTCCGGTAGAATTTGATCTCGGTTTAGTAACTATGTCTTCAATTCTCATTTTCGAATAGGTTTGTTATATAAAATAGCGTAAATACACGGTACGATGTTACAACTGTGTGAATTTCAATATCCTACTTCAGTTGGTGAGCGCATTTCAgatctcttaatgcaagtggtcctTAAATAGACGTGGTCTCTCAAGCcagtttgactgtatttagaaTTTAGAATCCGTTTATGGCACTAAAGATTACCTTCCACCCTACTCTCCATCCCCTTTTCTTTAATGAAGTTTATTAGTACAGTGAGGGattaaacatttctgttgcataCGCATGTATTAGAAACTCTAGGATACGGTCAAAATTTATGTACATAAATATGTAATTGAGATCTGCCTAGCCATAATCAGGCCTAGAAAATATTACACAATTGTCATTCATATAATAACAGTTACTGCAGAGACgaattttatttcactaaaatGTTCACCAGGCAAATGTAAATGATATCATACATGTTTCTATAAATTATCAACAAATgtttttaccactattacaataAACGGATGTCAGGttaacatattttgatatcatttcatgattcagacaagcaagtaaataaattttagtaatcttcaaaagattttcCGGATTAATACAGAATCAAGTTTTGCAGACAAAAAAATGTTACTCATTAAGTTACACTTGCATCGTAATCTAAACAAgctaaatgcaaaaaatatttacaatactgcggacaaatgattttaaaatgcaTGAAGCGTAATGTAAGTATTTATGCCGTTTTAGTTGCTGGGATcacattacttggtaatatgggcataagttgcagtgtcattaaatttgtaaaataaaaaggtatCGAATAACTGACACAGAGAGAAGCCTAATACTGCAAATGTAATGAATTAATGGAAGTTTAACTTTTCTGATATGAAATTCAAAAGATTGCCGGAAGACAGCGTTTTGCAGAAATGGGAGACGCTTTTAGCTACTTTTATACCACGGaacaagtttcaaatcaaaattctTCGATGGAAATTATAGACTTAAACTActcaaatttgaattttaaacaaacaatagcAAAACACTTTCAGTCAGATGTGTTGAATTCAATTATGACTTTTTGTTACACTGTATTGTTTAAGAGTGTACAATTATTTTATACGAgtacaaaattgtaaatttatcataCTAGAAAAAGTATATACGCGTATTGCACTTCAGGTTTTAGGCCAAAACAGGCCAAATGTTTCTCATATACTATATTTCGATAAGACAGTTCTATTTTCATACTGTTGCCGTCATTTCAGTGCGTGTCACAGATTATTACATAATGTAATATTTGTGTATGTTTTAGTCTCCTGTATTTGTAAATATGCATTACTTTATTGTTGAAGGGTTTGGGGGTGtatgtttttgtaatgtttctgTTGTAAAGTGTTTTTACATTGATAAAGCTAGCTGCTTTTCAGAGACCTTAACATATATGAAATATGCttttttgttttactgtaaaatatcgGGGGAATACTGAGCATTTGTCATTACAGGAGAAAATGTGCCCGAcatgatacatttattttgaaaggAAGATAGGGCTTATTAGGTGAAGGTTATTTCATGTCCAGTAGTTATAACCATCTTTTTCTGGTTCAGTTTAGCTCACCAGAGCGCAAGGTACTCGAGATAAGTCATTTTGATGGCCATATGTCTGTCCTAAGTGAAATGCCATTGACATTCTTACTGTTTATACTGAAACTTATTAAGTAAGGGcgatggacaagttcaatacAATTGTCTTGAACCAAAACCTAGGAAATTTAGTCAGATCATAGATAAATCTTGTGAACACCCTAAAGGACAGATTTTCCTATTCAATTtacatgaaacttggccagaatcttctttaaattttggtCAAGTTGGAAATGACACTTCTGGGATGACAaatcaggtcactaggtcaactgaTACAAAAGCTTGTTAGTACTGATATAGGCAACACTATTTACCTGATCTACATCAAATGTTATTGGTATATTAGTTGTCTCTATCAAatctggtcaagtttgaaataggGTGACCTTGGGTCAAAAAATGAGGTATATAGCACCACTACTTACACAGTTATAGAAGCTGCATATTCTACCTGGTCTATATTGAACCTGAAATGTTAAAAACTATGTCAATAGGTCAGTGATTAGAAAGACTATGATTGCACACCAGTGGTCGCAATTTTTTACCTGATCCCCCTGGAACTTGGCCATACATTTTCATCCTTTTTAAGTATAGCTCTGCTGTAAAACTTCAGGTTAGGTGAGCGAAACTCTGCCTTTATGACTAACTTGTCTATTCTATTAGTATTTATGGTAGGTCAGCATGTTGTTGTTCAAGGGGAACAACTCTGTCTCCATTTATGTGAGCTGGGTTTTTCTACTGCCTTACGCTGCTTGTATATTTAGATTCTTGCAATTTATATAACGTATTAAACAAAGTaatatatgtcattaaatatcagTCTGCAAAGCATAGGTTTGAAAATTACTTCCCCGTATGTATCATTTTAGTACATGTTAAGAGAATATATGTCGCATATGATCTATAATATGTAATATGCTGATTATCATATGTAATAGTTTCGTGTTGAACTGAAAAATGGGCTGTATGTTATAGTGTCATTTCATTGATTGGTAGTAAAATTGATACATTTCAACCCATTCTTCAAACATCTGCATTTTACTTTTATCGAAAATAGTGACAAATGTGTTGTTTTTCATAGATTACTATGGTTTGCAGGTCATGTGCATAATTTGATATCAGTTGTAACAGTAAGCTCAAGTGCGTACCTGCAGTTAGATTTGCAATAATAACCAGACAGAAAGAATTTGCTTGCATTAATTATagctttgtatatatatatttgtacttgttTACTTTTCCAATAAGACCCATTCATCTAGACCCATTCATCTTTTTAAAGTATAGATAAGCAATCTCAAAGACATGTTGAATCTTTGTTGCAACCAGCCATTAGCTAAGTACAAATACATAAGATATATATCTACTGAGCCACGCACTGCACatccaaaatacttttttttcagagtttcaaagtttatttgaaattcaagGCCCATGAGGGCGTCTGACATACAagacaataaaaaatataacacagaTACAAAAATGGCAAAACATAGTACACTGCAATGTATCTAACAAGTGAATAATGAGAAAATACGTGATGAATGAGATAATACATACTACATAATGTACATGCATTCTAacattatgtttttgaaaaaaaaaaagaaagcttcAACAGCGTATCGATCCTTCCTGTCACTATTCATTAGCATAGAAAACTTAATAGAATTTGGGTGCTGAAAATAAAACTTAGCCAAACATTTTCTTCTGAAGACTTTAAAGTGTGTGCAAATAAATAGATAATGGAATTCATCACCCAAAAGAATTGAATTACAAAGCTGACAGTGCCTTAATTAACTGGGAATTACCTTTTACAATAGGTAACTTATGGTTAGTTCAcctgaatctgaaaaaaaaaatacaatggcAAGATCAGTAGGAAGAATTCTGAAGTAATTTTAAATGCAAAGTTTTGTTTATCCATTCTATAGTTTAGACATTTAACGTTGGGCCATGTCATTACCCCCAGAAACACTTAACTACCCTAAAAAACATAATGTGAAACACTTTAGCTACTTAATAAAATACCACAATGCTTGTCATACAAGACAGAatcaggggcgtacctggatgattttgaactgtacaCCAGATATGAGCAGCATTGCTACGAACCAAAACAGGGATGCTGCTAGGGTGGGGTAGGTCAGGGAGTGAGTCTCCATCTCCCGGCGGATTGGGTTTTTGGGCCtccccttgaaaatgttgaaCAAATTTCGGCAAGTCTtagagatgcgttctcttgctatataCCTGCCTTAATAGgcctatattttgtttgtcacatttgcactgcatattacaaagataatcatttaaattcatagttGATCACTCTCTCATGCTTACTGACAGGGTTTGTGACAGTGTCTAAAATTGCAACTGGAGCAGCCccggatattttgaggaatataaCCATCTTTCGTATAGAGTCCTATGTAACATTACCCTGGAAAGTGTGTGCTTCAATAGCTCTATCGCTCTGGCACGATACTTGACCCGTACTAGTATTCATTAATAATTTCAtctagattttaaaatgtttaatatctgtTTCACAGATCTTTCCTTGAATTACTTCGCTACAACGATAAATAACAAAAGGAATTATACCAGGCTTAGAACgttgaaaaatcagagttctTTGAATTGCTCTATACAATACACTCCAGGACACaacaactttaaatcaacagtaacagtagatatttagttatgttttaaaatgttgggTCACTGAAACACTGCACGTCACTCTATGACatattttattgtgcaactgcCAAGACCCGTGCAGGCATATTGTGTATCGCCAAGAGGACCCAACATTGTGTATCGTCAAAGGGACCTAACAATGTGTCTgttagggtaactgcatctaaactcttCCCTAATCCCAGCTGCtacacatgtgaacaaatcgcatattcGAGCCGTGTGCAAAGCTgttgttatcattatttatttatttgtttatttaatatcctCTTTAATGTGACGATTGCATAGGCAACACTCACACATTAAGGATGTACTAGATTtttgttgttatcatttttgaaatcttcgtcaatgtttaatttaatgcatgccTTCTGCATCCGTATTTtaacaggtttttgataaatgtatctacccacacattgcaaatatttcacgTTTTCTCAGACACGCgaaacttattttgtttttctagttaacgtaaacaacatctaataCTGGCAAATGCAATTTCAAACTGCTTAAATTGCTAAATGGTATTTCGGTATCCAGATTTGGATATAGATTTAATTGCAACCATTACAAATTTTTCAGTATCATGTCAAGAGTGTTATATTTAGCATACATTTTTTCTTACTCGAGACATTGGCTTGTCATTTTTGCTCTCAAGCTGCTCTCTtgatttatcaataaaatacatgtcatTTGAAACTTTAACTGCAGAATGAGACGGATGTTCTGTTTTTGTGCAAACAATTTttccgacatgcccaaattgagCACATCGAGGTTCAAGGTTTGTAGAAAACAAGCGCTCGGTCATTGccatagaaacttgcatgcacaatagACTTGTCGGGTATAACGACGCACCGAaacaaatttaggtcatatgggaactttctagctttgatggtggaggaggaccccaggtgcccctccgtgcattatttcctcGCGGCCGGCCACCTAGATAAAACTAtcgacctcccgtaagccagctggatggcttccttacatgataTGCATAATAGAAtatcattttcattcatttcattttattggcaTATTCAGCAAAATagtttgcctttggccatttacaaatgcATACAAGAATGGCAAAGACAACAATCATATATACAAGTACAGCAAAACACATACAGTATtatcatatcaaatatcataAGAAACAGTCATAGCATCCAGGATAGTTTTACGTAATTCAAAAGCTTCCTTAACAAATTTCGAGACATTACATAACACCTTTTTATTTCTGGTTGACATCAAATTATTGAATTTGTTTACGGAAGGCCACAATATGTGGCCTAGATATGTTTTACGTATATCTGCATACCTATTGCAACACAGAAGAAAATGATATTCCTATTCCGTAACATTTGCATTACATAATTTACAAACTCTTTCAGTTCTATTAATTCTTCTAAATCTACCTACTTCAATTTCTAATGTATGTGAAGATAATCTTAAACAGGTAAAATGTTTTCTAAGTGCATCATTGTCAATCTTGTCTAAATAGTTCTCATAACAAAACAAGGTTTTAAAGTTTCTGTAATAGTCTAATTTAGGACAGTCATTCAATGAGCTATACCAATCTTGAACGTATTGATCCAACAAGCGTTGttttattaaagggaagtaatttatgtttttgtcaaaattatacaatatatttgaaaaaccAAGGTGTTCAATAATAGACTTAATACGCTTAGCCCAGCAAGTACCAGTTATACTATTGCATTGATCAGCATACATGTTATATAATTGAGAGTTcccatttttcagtattttcagccAAAATTTTAATGATCTTTCTTTTGCTATCACAGATAATGGAAACCTACCCAGTTCACCATATACAGCACTGGTAGGTGTTTGAGTTCGAACCCCtaatatatacttacaaaatctTATATGAATTCTGTCTATTTCAGTATAGTTGTAAACACCCCATACCTCGGATCCATATAACAATATAGGTGAAATCATAGAGTCAAATAATTGAAGCTTTGTTTTAACAGTTAGTTTTACACGGTCGAAAAGCGATAATAAACTATTATATGCTCTGAGAGCTTGGTCAGATAAAGTTTTAACAGCTGACAGCAAGTTTCCAGTTTACGAAAACTTAACACCTAGATAAACAAAATTGTCAACAATATATCTTAGAGTGTTGCGACGCGACTTGGAGATTGTGGCAAAATGATTCCCTTAAGCGGTGCGCTATATCTAAAACATCcaattagtatacatgtatattgaatatgAATCATTGGCTAGACTTTTTAtactactatatatatataatgtgtttaGATATGCAtgcattttgtcttttttttaacatattgcaTGGTATTTTTAATTGtatgtttgcataaactatatgttcatattttcaaatgtaaaattcggATCTAGTATAGCTTTGAGATATGGTCTGTAGCTTGTATCCGCTTGTATttttgtatgttcgaaaccccGCACGAGGTGTCTGTTTTTTAATAAGAATTCAcggctttatccaggtaccagTTCATGTCTAAAGTATGTCCAAAGGAAGCACCCGGTGtcttcctcccaacattaaacaATGGTTCTTTTaagactttaacctttagcctgctggcggcaagtgaa
This Mercenaria mercenaria strain notata chromosome 17, MADL_Memer_1, whole genome shotgun sequence DNA region includes the following protein-coding sequences:
- the LOC123535978 gene encoding uncharacterized protein LOC123535978; translation: MAVPGRKTSDLADSMLKGSGEDFDHKCDPCLTDDQHVEAHGFCVNCHEYLCRNCFKFHQRTKALKHHELLDKVSMAKKGVSTAVSTTEVFTERCMTHENEVIKFFCPTHEALGCTDCITMDHRACKIDYIPDKCADIGDSEEYRDIMKKLDRKVKEAEDVRNKAEVREKEIDAQYQSVLNDIAKFRKEINDRLDQLQTKITEVANKRKSQDKQIVKEAVDTCTNISSDVKKLQTSLQDSKSSNQNGQLYITIKRAKSKIKSDEIKMMEQSLEKVNVQYKYEKCRDLEKMLSKPDGFGKLSFTANIASPKKEESSKSLTFIDEINVKAKSDKTFFKCDVSGCAALSSNKIVLIDGTNNNKLKVVDTDSKAIVQEKVIDPPPSGIAALPHDQIAVTVQGTREILMMTTAHKIATVRRIKVKERCRDVTYCQDRLYVLCTDPNCILTVDMQGKVVDTIPLENEVFQGLAHIICSKNAELLYVSDSGSNSIVSVTLKGQITAIYQNTELCSPKGMVILDDGSLLVCCYINHTIHRISGDLHEGQKVQEDVKNTCSICYNREQQKLYITSINSNLLKVFILK